A window of Primulina tabacum isolate GXHZ01 chromosome 4, ASM2559414v2, whole genome shotgun sequence contains these coding sequences:
- the LOC142543290 gene encoding putative serine/threonine-protein kinase PBL23 produces the protein MKSCFSCCLSGEKSQKRSLKKSIQEFKKTNSVASFANISFKSDASRRRYIAEEIEKLGKGNISAEIFTFHDLSVATQNFNLETLLGEGGFGRVYKGRIESKNMDVAVKQLDRNGFQGNREFLVEVLILSLLHHPNLVNLVGYCADGKQRILVYEYMHNGSLEDHLLNVSPEKEPLDWHTRMKIAEGAARGLEYLHETANPPVIYRDFKASNILLDENFNPKLSDFGLAKLGPIGGDTHVSTRVMGTYGYCAPEYASTGQLTTKSDVYSFGVVFLEIITGRRVIDTSKPSEEQNLITWAQPLFKDKKKFHLMADPLLEGNYPEKALYQALAIAAMCLQEEASIRPLISDVVTALEYLSGGKSPGEAGEDEEQEEDDGGQT, from the exons ATGAAGAGTTGTTTCTCGTGTTGCTTGTCGGGAGAGAAGAGCCAGAAAAGATCTTTGAAGAAGAGCATTCAAGAATTCAAGAAGACGAATTCTGTGGCCTCCTTtgcaaatatatcatttaaatcTG ATGCCAGCAGGAGAAGATATATAGCAGAAGAAATAGAAAAGCTTGGGAAGGGAAATATATCTGCTGAAATTTTCACATTTCACGACCTTTCTGTTGCTACTCAGAACTTCAATCTTGAAACTTTGTTAGGCGAAGGCGGTTTCGGAAGGGTGTACAAAGGCCGGATCGAAAGCAAGAACATG GATGTTGCAGTGAAGCAACTCGATAGAAACGGCTTCCAGGGGAACAGAGAATTTCTTGTGGAGGTTTTGATACTGAGCCTTCTTCACCATCCCAATCTTGTGAATTTAGTCGGATATTGCGCTGATGGCAAGCAGAGAATCTTAGTTTACGAGTACATGCACAATGGTTCCTTGGAAGACCACCTCCTAA ACGTAAGTCCGGAGAAAGAGCCACTTGATTGGCATACCAGAATGAAAATTGCCGAAGGGGCAGCACGAGGGCTTGAATATTTGCATGAAACAGCAAATCCTCCTGTGATCTATCGAGATTTTAAGGCGTCGAACATACTTTTAGACGAAAACTTTAACCCAAAACTGTCGGATTTCGGCCTAGCAAAGTTAGGCCCTATTGGTGGAGACACCCATGTTTCCACCAGGGTGATGGGAACCTACGGGTATTGTGCACCCGAGTACGCCTCCACCGGCCAGTTGACAACGAAGTCCGACGTTTACAGCTTTGGTGTCGTGTTTTTGGAAATAATCACAGGCAGGAGAGTCATCGACACTTCCAAACCAAGCGAAGAGCAGAATCTAATAACTTGG GCACAGCCATTGTTTAAAGACAAGAAAAAGTTCCATTTAATGGCAGATCCATTGCTGGAAGGGAACTACCCGGAAAAGGCCCTATATCAAGCTCTTGCTATAGCTGCAATGTGTCTCCAAGAAGAAGCCTCCATTCGACCTTTGATCAGCGACGTCGTCACGGCACTAGAATATCTGTCTGGAGGCAAAAGCCCGGGTGAGGCCGGTGAAGAtgaagaacaagaagaagaTGATGGTGGCCAAACATGA
- the LOC142543291 gene encoding chloroplastic lipocalin isoform X2: protein MGYQCSNLLATRSRPVMLQAHYPPTGLPGKEIPDCCFKHSIKFEVKQVLSSLAASIIVLSQTTPAIATDVSRNGICQLASAEENKLTLPLEKGNDEGTGMLLMMRGMSAKNFDPNRYAGRWFEVASLKRGFAGQGQEDCHCTQGVYTFDVNIPAIQVDTFCVHGGPNGYITGIRGRVQCLSEDDKEKNETDLEKREMIKQKCYLRFPTLPFIPKEPYDVIATDYDNYALVSGAKDKSFIQIYSRKPNPGPEFIEKYKSVLETFAYDSSSIKDTPQDCEVMSNSQLAAMMSMSGMQQALNNQFPDLKLKAAVEFNPFTSVFDTLKKLVELYFK, encoded by the exons atggGGTATCAATGTAGTAATCTACTGGCTACTCGATCACGGCCGGTGATGCTTCAAGCCCATTATCCTCCTAC AGGACTGCCAGGCAAAGAGATACCTGACTGTTGTTTTAAGCACTCAATCAAGTTTGAGGTGAAACAAGTGCTATCCAGTCTTGCAGCATCGATAATTGTCCTATCTCAGACAACTCCG GCTATTGCAACAGATGTTTCTCGTAACGGTATATGCCAGCTTGCAAGTGCTGAAGAAAATAAGCTGACTCTTCCTTTAGAGAAAGGGAATGATGAGGGAACTGGAATGCTGCTGATGATGAGAGGCATGTCAGCTAAGAACTTTGACCCAAACAGGTACGCTGGACGATGGTTTGAAGTAGCTTCACTTAAACGTGGATTTGCGGGGCAGGGTCAAGAAGATTGCCACTGCACTCAG GGTGTGTACACTTTTGATGTGAATATACCAGCTATCCAGGTTGATACCTTCTGTGTTCATGGGGGGCCTAACGGTTACATTACAGGGATAAGGGGAAGGGTCCAATGCCTTTCTGAAGATGATAAGGAGAAAAATGAAACGGACCTAGAAAAGCGAGAGATGATTAAGCAAAAGTGTTACCTTCGGTTTCCCACATTACCGTTTATCCCCAAGGAACCTTATGATGTTATTGCAACTGATTATGATAATTATGCCCTGGTTTCTGGAGCAAAGGACAAGAGTTTTATACAG ATATACTCAAGAAAACCCAACCCCGGACCAGAGTTCATAGAGAAGTACAAGTCTGTCTTAGAAACTTTTGCCTACGACTCTAGCAGTATCAAAGATactccacaagattgtgaggtGATGTCAAATAGTCAGCTTGCAGCTATGATGTCTATGTCTGGGATGCAACAAGCTCTGAACAACCAATTTCCTGATCTTAAACTCAAAGCCGCTGTCGAGTTCAACCCGTTCACTAGCGTTTTTGATACTCTAAAGAAGCTCGTTGAGCTTTATTTCAAGTAG
- the LOC142543291 gene encoding chloroplastic lipocalin isoform X1, with product MGYQCSNLLATRSRPVMLQAHYPPTSRGLPGKEIPDCCFKHSIKFEVKQVLSSLAASIIVLSQTTPAIATDVSRNGICQLASAEENKLTLPLEKGNDEGTGMLLMMRGMSAKNFDPNRYAGRWFEVASLKRGFAGQGQEDCHCTQGVYTFDVNIPAIQVDTFCVHGGPNGYITGIRGRVQCLSEDDKEKNETDLEKREMIKQKCYLRFPTLPFIPKEPYDVIATDYDNYALVSGAKDKSFIQIYSRKPNPGPEFIEKYKSVLETFAYDSSSIKDTPQDCEVMSNSQLAAMMSMSGMQQALNNQFPDLKLKAAVEFNPFTSVFDTLKKLVELYFK from the exons atggGGTATCAATGTAGTAATCTACTGGCTACTCGATCACGGCCGGTGATGCTTCAAGCCCATTATCCTCCTACGTCCAG AGGACTGCCAGGCAAAGAGATACCTGACTGTTGTTTTAAGCACTCAATCAAGTTTGAGGTGAAACAAGTGCTATCCAGTCTTGCAGCATCGATAATTGTCCTATCTCAGACAACTCCG GCTATTGCAACAGATGTTTCTCGTAACGGTATATGCCAGCTTGCAAGTGCTGAAGAAAATAAGCTGACTCTTCCTTTAGAGAAAGGGAATGATGAGGGAACTGGAATGCTGCTGATGATGAGAGGCATGTCAGCTAAGAACTTTGACCCAAACAGGTACGCTGGACGATGGTTTGAAGTAGCTTCACTTAAACGTGGATTTGCGGGGCAGGGTCAAGAAGATTGCCACTGCACTCAG GGTGTGTACACTTTTGATGTGAATATACCAGCTATCCAGGTTGATACCTTCTGTGTTCATGGGGGGCCTAACGGTTACATTACAGGGATAAGGGGAAGGGTCCAATGCCTTTCTGAAGATGATAAGGAGAAAAATGAAACGGACCTAGAAAAGCGAGAGATGATTAAGCAAAAGTGTTACCTTCGGTTTCCCACATTACCGTTTATCCCCAAGGAACCTTATGATGTTATTGCAACTGATTATGATAATTATGCCCTGGTTTCTGGAGCAAAGGACAAGAGTTTTATACAG ATATACTCAAGAAAACCCAACCCCGGACCAGAGTTCATAGAGAAGTACAAGTCTGTCTTAGAAACTTTTGCCTACGACTCTAGCAGTATCAAAGATactccacaagattgtgaggtGATGTCAAATAGTCAGCTTGCAGCTATGATGTCTATGTCTGGGATGCAACAAGCTCTGAACAACCAATTTCCTGATCTTAAACTCAAAGCCGCTGTCGAGTTCAACCCGTTCACTAGCGTTTTTGATACTCTAAAGAAGCTCGTTGAGCTTTATTTCAAGTAG